The Sardina pilchardus chromosome 19, fSarPil1.1, whole genome shotgun sequence genome window below encodes:
- the myca gene encoding transcriptional regulator Myc-A, producing the protein MPLNSSLASKNYDYEYDMVQPYFYFENDDEDFYHQQQGQLQPPAPSEDIWKKFELLPTPPLSPSRRPSLSNLYPSTADQLEMVSEFLGDDVVNQSFICDADSSKSIIIQDCMWSGFSAAAKLEKVVSERLASLQAARRESSSTDSTDSSRLNANYLQDLNTSASECIDPSVVFPYPLAENPKPSKVTQLTILSMETPPNSGSSSGSDSEDEDEDDDEEEDDDDDDEEDDEEEEEIDVVTVERRQGVRRSDSDPSNLRQHSPLVLKRCHVSTHQHNYAAPPSTRHEQPAVKRLRLEPVAASNSSSSRPGRQSGGSRKCSSPRTSDSEDNDKRRTHNVLERQRRNELKMSFFALRDEIPEVANNEKAAKVVILKKATECIFSMQSDEQRLLSLKEQLRRKSEQLRLRLEQLRNSHV; encoded by the exons ATGCCGCTGAATTCAAGTTTGGCGAGTAAAAACTACGACTACGAATATGACATGGTTCAGCCGTACTTCTATTTTGAAAACGACGATGAGGATTTCTATCACCAGCAACAAGGACAGCTCCAACCGCCCGCTCCAAGTGAGGACATTTGGAAGAAATTCGAACTGCTGCCCACTCCGCCTCTGTCACCAAGCCGACGACCCTCACTCTCCAATCTCTACCCCTCAACAGCAGACCAGCTAGAGATGGTGTCAGAGTTTCTAGGGGACGACGTTGTCAACCAGAGTTTTATCTGCGACGCAGACAGCTCCAAGTCTATCATTATCCAGGACTGCATGTGGAGCGGCTTTTCCGCTGCAGCCAAGTTGGAGAAAGTGGTATCTGAAAGACTTGCATCGCTCCAGGCTGCTCGGAGAGAATCTTCATCAACCGACAGCACGGATAGCAGCCGGTTGAATGCGAACTATTTGCAAGACCTCAACACTTCTGCTTCGGAATGCATCGATCCTTCGGTGGTCTTTCCTTATCCCTTGGCCGAAAATCCCAAACCCAGCAAGGTGACACAGTTGACTATTTTGTCAATGGAAACTCCTCCCAACAGCGGTAGTAGCAGCGGTAGTGATTCAG AGGATGAGGACGAGGAcgatgatgaggaggaagatgacgatgatgatgatgaggaagatgatgaggaagaggaggagattgaTGTAGTGACCGTGGAGAGGAGGCAAGGTGTGAGGCGGAGCGACTCTGACCCCTCAAACTTGCGCCAGCACAGCCCCCTGGTGCTCAAGCGGTGCCATGTCTCCACCCATCAGCACAACTACGCTGCCCCGCCCTCCACCCGTCACGAGCAGCCCGCCGTCAAGCGCTTGCGCCTGGAGCCCGTCGCcgccagcaacagcagcagcagccgtccCGGGAGGCAGTCGGGTGGCAGCCGCAAGTGCTCGAGTCCACGGACGTCAGACTCTGAGGACAACGACAAGCGCAGGACTCACAACGTGCTGGAGCGCCAGCGGCGCAACGAACTCAAGATGAGCTTTTTCGCTCTGCGGGACGAGATCCCTGAGGTAGCCAACAACGAGAAGGCCGCCAAGGTGGTGATCCTGAAGAAGGCCACAGAATGCATCTTCAGCATGCAGTCAGATGAGCAGAGGCTCCTGTCACTTAAGGAACAGCTGAGGAGGAAAAGTGAACAGTTGAGACTAAGGCTGGAACAGCTACGGAACTCTCATGTATGA